One part of the Zymomonas mobilis subsp. pomaceae ATCC 29192 genome encodes these proteins:
- the qhpR gene encoding AraC-like transcriptional regulator QhpR has protein sequence MTSFLNTAFSQTVSSFDEVHHGVLAAAGNGLGDFIRKKGGDADRVFETCGVDPALMGRPTQSLSLTNYCHLMEEAATNSGNGNFGLHYGKQFLPQNLGLIGYIGLASPTLGDALLNVASDFQWHQHDTLTRFVKRENLWHFEYQVRHGAITKKRQDAELSMGMILNIVRSALGSKWAPQEINFEHYRPEQAHEHEQIFNAPVWFEQPYNSIVLSTKDLMHPMPGYEPVLLTVMRETIRRLNRHNVPQSFPEQVRAIIRIMLPHDSFSLEKISEKMAITPWTLQRRLKEEGVTFLSLVDLVRQEMAVDYMKQTHLTISDITFMLGYSEVCALSRAFRRWFGMSPRAWRKNYAANIHS, from the coding sequence ATGACATCTTTTCTAAATACAGCTTTCTCTCAAACAGTTTCTTCTTTCGATGAAGTGCATCATGGTGTTTTGGCTGCTGCCGGAAATGGGCTTGGAGATTTCATCCGTAAAAAAGGGGGGGATGCCGATCGCGTATTCGAAACATGTGGTGTTGATCCGGCTCTTATGGGTCGCCCGACCCAAAGCCTTAGTCTGACCAATTATTGCCATCTTATGGAAGAAGCCGCGACGAATTCAGGCAATGGCAATTTTGGTCTTCACTACGGAAAACAGTTTCTACCTCAGAATCTTGGATTGATTGGTTATATCGGTCTGGCTTCTCCCACCTTGGGCGATGCCCTTTTAAACGTAGCAAGCGATTTCCAATGGCATCAGCATGATACATTAACGCGTTTTGTCAAACGGGAAAATCTATGGCATTTTGAATATCAAGTCCGACATGGGGCGATTACAAAAAAACGCCAAGATGCTGAACTTTCTATGGGTATGATTCTTAATATCGTTCGCAGCGCTCTTGGTTCAAAATGGGCACCACAAGAAATTAATTTTGAACATTATCGACCGGAACAGGCGCATGAACATGAGCAGATATTTAATGCGCCGGTCTGGTTTGAACAGCCCTATAATTCGATTGTTTTATCAACCAAAGACCTTATGCATCCTATGCCGGGATATGAACCCGTTTTGTTGACTGTTATGCGTGAAACCATTCGGCGGCTTAATCGCCATAATGTGCCACAGTCTTTTCCAGAACAGGTTCGCGCCATTATTCGAATCATGCTTCCCCATGATAGTTTTTCTCTTGAAAAAATTTCGGAAAAAATGGCGATAACTCCTTGGACGCTTCAACGTCGGTTGAAAGAAGAAGGGGTTACATTTCTTTCTCTCGTTGATTTAGTCCGTCAAGAAATGGCTGTTGACTATATGAAACAGACCCATCTGACGATTTCTGATATTACCTTCATGCTGGGATATTCAGAGGTTTGCGCGCTTTCCCGCGCTTTCCGACGGTGGTTTGGGATGAGTCCTCGCGCATGGCGTAAAAACTATGCCGCCAATATACATTCTTAA